The DNA window TCAAAGAACAGACTTACCGCTCCCTCTCCTTCAAGTTCTCCGCTTTCTATCCTTTCTATCAGATCAATCTGCAAGTCAAAGGCAATTAAGGGCTCATAATTCGTTATCCTTAAATCCCATCCCTCCGCCAGCTCCAAGCTGGTGAAAACTGTTAGAATGTCCCGGGATGAATCCACAACCGTCCCGAGCTGCCTAATGGCTATCTCCCCTCCCCGACCAAGAACCAGGCCGAGAACATCACCGGGCTCAAAGAGATTTGCATATCTCGATTCCAGCGTTGCAATGCTTTCCGAAGTGTCAAGGACTTGGGCGGGGAGAATTAGCCTGAGCACGTCTTTCACTGCCCGCTCTCTTTCCCTGACAAGCACATCCTTCAGCAGTTTTACCTGCATATCTCACCACTCCGCTGGAGACCAACCAGCCTTCTTCTCCAACCTCCTCAAACCCGGCTTTATTTTACCATTTTACTCTATCGGGAAAGCGGAGGGAAAAAGTTTATGTCTGCGAGATGAAATGAAGAAGGTATGGGGGATACAGCAATAGTGCTTGTAGGACTGCTTATCGGCCTTGTGCTGGGATTGAGCGGTGTGGCAACTCTCCTCAATCTTATGAGTGATGTCGTAAGCAATGCACAGACACAGCTCTCACAGCTCGGAGCTGCATCAACCATCATCCTTCTGGTCATGGCCCTGATACTGATAATAAAGGTCAGAGTTCTCTCCTCTTTAATCGTGGGAGCAATAGTAGGGGCTGTGGCAGAATTTATACTGGAGGCAAATGGCATCCACATTTTTGAGGCAATTAGATCGGCAGTTTTTGGGTTATTGGGATCCTAAGCACCAGTCCCGAATTGGGATCTCAAGCACAATTCCGAGGGCTGGCAAGAACAATGTACCTCCATCCTCTCTCAAGCCTTGCCAGGCCGCTACCATTATCAGAGCTACTGACTCTTATCTGCTTACCACCTGGCCCCGATCCTGCGATCTGACCCAACAACCTGGCCCAACACACGGAGGTAATAAACCTACTGTAACCAACCAGGGTGCGTCCCACTCTTGTCCTTTATATACATGTGAGAGATACCAGATCTCAGCCAAAGTTTAAGCATGCTATTACGTCCTTCTCTTTATAAGGCTTTATAAAGGGTGCAGCTCGGACATTAGCACTTCCCCCTGAAATGATCCCATTCGTAGCATTTTGTTCCGTCCTGGAGAATGCAGACTGCGCATTCCTGTGAGAATGTGCAGCCTTCAGTCGTGGTCGTTATCCTGCCCCCATTTTTCTCGCAGTAGGTGTAACTCTGACCGCATTTCCCGTTAAAGAAGGCCCATGCGTCGCATTTATCGCCGTCGGGGAATATACAGTATCCTGTCTGTCCTTTATCCGTCACAACTCTGTACTCGTAGCCAAGCTTTGTGCAGTAAACCGCAGCAGGGTTTGGAACGCTGTCAGGGATCTGGTAGCCCGGAGCCGGGACAGGAGTGGATGGAGTGCTGCCCCCCGCCCCCGGTGCCACCGGTTTCTCGCAGCAGGCCACGGACAATGCCAGTATGAGTAGGGAGAGTATCAGAACTCCTTTCCTCATTTTAACACCTCCACATCCTCTCTATATACCTCTTATCTCTTATCTCTTTTTTCTTCTTTAAAATAATAAATAAACCTTCCTTAACTCTCACACCCGATCCCATCCCCGTCTCCATCAAAGTGATGAGGATCCGGTGGCAGAACCCTGAAGTTCCTGTAGGGTATGTCCTTGCAGTCCAGATCTGGTGGGGGAGGAGGGATGCATACATCCGGATAGGAGGGGTCGCAGTTTGGTGTTGTGGTAGTAGTGGCAGGGGTAGGGGTAGCTGTGGTTGTGGGCGCGGGCATGCAGCTCCACAGCCCCAATCTTTCCGCCATCGCCTTCTCCTGATACCTCACGTACTCCTGCTCCTTCTTAAACTCCCCCTCTGTGTAGGCCCTCGCATATCCCTTCTTTACGAGCTCCGCCGTGAAATCAGTCCCGTTTTGAAGGTAAACGTATGCAAGGAGCCTGCCGTAGTATCCTCTGAGTCCTGCAAGCTCGTCAAACTCAATATAAACGTACTTCCCCTCAAGCTTTCCCGTGAACTCCTTTGCCTTCATCCCCCAGTTTGCAAGGCACTGCAGATCCGTGATGCTGTCATACTCGTATGGTTTGTTGTCGCTGGCAGATTTCTCAGGGGTGTCAACTCCCAGAAACCTGACCCTCTCCTTCTTACCGTTGAATAGAACATCCATCGTGTCACCATCTATAACATCAAGGACCTTAACCAGATATTTCTGGCCGTAAATGATTGGCTGGTCCGTCTGTGTTGTGGAAGCAGCAGGTACGGCTGCAGTTGTAGTTGTTGGAGATGTGGTCTGAGGACTCTGCTCAGCACATCCTGCAAGTAATGCTGCAAGCAGCAAAAAGAGAAGAAGCAGAACTGATTTTCCAATCTTCATACTTATCTGCCTCCGCGAGTGAAACTGGACTTTGAGGGGTCATAACCTGACCTGCTGTAGATAACC is part of the Ferroglobus placidus DSM 10642 genome and encodes:
- a CDS encoding thermonuclease family protein: MKIGKSVLLLLFLLLAALLAGCAEQSPQTTSPTTTTAAVPAASTTQTDQPIIYGQKYLVKVLDVIDGDTMDVLFNGKKERVRFLGVDTPEKSASDNKPYEYDSITDLQCLANWGMKAKEFTGKLEGKYVYIEFDELAGLRGYYGRLLAYVYLQNGTDFTAELVKKGYARAYTEGEFKKEQEYVRYQEKAMAERLGLWSCMPAPTTTATPTPATTTTTPNCDPSYPDVCIPPPPPDLDCKDIPYRNFRVLPPDPHHFDGDGDGIGCES
- a CDS encoding DUF333 domain-containing protein, translating into MRKGVLILSLLILALSVACCEKPVAPGAGGSTPSTPVPAPGYQIPDSVPNPAAVYCTKLGYEYRVVTDKGQTGYCIFPDGDKCDAWAFFNGKCGQSYTYCEKNGGRITTTTEGCTFSQECAVCILQDGTKCYEWDHFRGKC